GGACACCGCCCAAATCAGCGTCGTCACTTTTCTGTCCGCCAGATAATCAAGCAGCTGCATCGGCATGGAAAACAGACGGCGCGGAATGATGACCATCGTGGCTCCGGTTTTCAGCGTGGTATAAATATCTTTGACCGAAACATCAAAATCAAAGGGTGCCTGATTACCGATCACATCTTGCTCTGAGATTTGAAAGAGATCGGGAAAGTAATCCATAAAATCGATGACGGAGCGATGGCTGATCACCACACATTTGGGAACACCGGTGGATCCGGAAGTAAACATGCCATAGAGCGGATCAATGTCCAGCGCCTGCTTTCGGCGCGCCGCCAAGAGCATTTCATCCGGCTGATCCGGCAGCAGCTCTTCGAACGCAAGGATTTCTCCCCTAAAATCCAAACAGGCCAAAGCGTTTTGATTGGTCTTGTCGGTGATGATGACAGACGCTTCCAGCGCCTTGACAATCTGATTCAAGCGGGTGACCGGCTGCTTCACATCCAGCATGACATAAAAACAACCGGCTGACAGAATTCCCATGAACAGGCTTATCGCTGCCACGCTTTTTTCCATGAAAACAGGCACCGCAGAACCGGCAGGGATTTTATTCGCCAAAGCACTGCCAATCCTCTGCGCCCGCTGCCATAACTCCCCGTAGGTACAGAAGGATGTTTCGTCTTCAAATGCTTTTTTATCCGGAAACCGTGCTGCCGAACGCTCTAAATACTCCAGAACACTCTTCGTCATCGTTATCTCCCCGCCGCCCGGATTCTCTGTATGATCCGCCGGCCTTTTCCTTTGCTTACGAATTCACCATAAGCTCTCACACAGTCATCTTTTTTTAGAGTGCAGATCATCACTTCACTCGCTTTTCTTATTCTTACTATAGTATCATTGACTGTTCTGCCTGTCAATAAAATCACAGGTGACCGCTTTTTGCTTTTTTGCGTAAAAGCACGGCACTGACTCCCAAACGAGACAGTCCCGTGCTTTTTTAAAACAAAGACCCGGCTGCGCTTTCCTATAACACCGGTTGTTTTTTTTGGTTTTGGATAAATTGATGCATCGCTGCTGCCGCAATCTTGCCGGCGCCCATCGCCAAGATGACAGTCGCCGCGCCGGTCACCGCGTCACCGCCGGCAAAAACAGCCGGACGGGAGGTTGATCCGTTTGGATCGGCAACAATGCAGCCGTATCGATCGGTCTGTAACCCCGCCGTAGTGGACTTGATCAAAGGATTAGGAGAAGTGCCGATGGCCATGACCACGATATCGCAATCCATTTTGAACTCGCTGCCCTGCAGCGGAACCGGTCTCGCTCTGCCGGAGGCATCCGGTTCGCTCAGCACCATCTCCTGACAAAGAACGCCGCTGACAAAGCCGTTTTCATCGCCGTAAATCTGCAGCGGGCTATGCAGAAATTTAAATTCGATTCCTTCTTCGATGGCGTGTTCCACTTCTTCGCGCCGGGCCGGCAGCTCTTTTTCGGTTCTGCGGTAGACAATCGTAACATTGGCGCCCAGCCGTTTGGCGCAGCGGGCAGAATCCATGGCAACATTGCCGCCGCCGACGACGATAACATTTTTGCCTTTTTGAATCGGCGTGCTGCTGTCGGGCTGATAAGCCTTCATCAGGTTGATGCGGGTCAGAAATTCATTGGCGGAATAGACACCTTTCAGGTTCTCACCTGGAATGTTCATGAAATTCGGCAAACCGGCGCCGGATCCGATAAAGACGGCTTCAAAGCCATATTCCTCCAGTAATTCGTCAATCGTGATCGTTTTGCCGATCACCACATTCGTCTCGACTTGCACGCCCAACGCTTTCAAACTGTCAATTTCTTTTTGCACAATCGCTTTGGGCAGACGGAATTCCGGAATCCCGTAAACAAGCACGCCTCCGGCCAGATGCAGCGCTTCAAAAATGGTAACAGCATAACCGATTTTAGCCAGATCACCGGCGCAGGTGAGACCGGAAGGTCCGGAACCGATCACGGCAACCTTATGCCCGTTGGGCAGCGGCTTCTCGATTTCTCCGCTGACTTGGGCATAATAACAGTCGGCGACAAAGCGTTCCAAACGGCCGATCCCAACCGGCTCGCCTTTGATCGCTCTGACGCAATATTTTTCGCATTGGTTTTCCTGCGGGCAGACACGGCCGCAGACTGCCGGCAAGGAACTGGCCTGATTGATCACATCATAAGCGGCAGCAAAATGGCCTGCTTCCACTTCTTTAATGAAAGCGGGAATATTGATGCTGACCGGACAGCCGTTGACGCAGGGTTTGTTTTTGCAGTTCAGGCAGCGTTTGGCTTCGTCAATCGCCTGCTCCGCCGTATAGCCGAGGGTGACTTCCAAAAAATTCTGATTTCTGACGGCAGGATCTTGCGCAGGCATGGCATTTTTCTTTAAGGATAAATTCGTCAATTTATTCTACCTCCAATTGAAAGAGATGGCAGGTATGTTCGAAAGCCGCTCGTTCAAACGCCTGATACATCGAGGCCCGCGAGATGACTTCGTCAAAATCAACCTGCTGCCCGTCAAAATCCGGACCGTCCACGCAGGCAAATTTGGTTTTGCCGCCAACCGTCAGCCGGCAGCAGCCGCACATACCGGTACCATCGATCATGATCGGGTTCATACTGACAATGGTTTTAATCCCATAGAGTTTCGTCAGCTTACAGACGTATTTCATCATGATCAAAGGGCCGATGGCAATCACTTCATCATATTGTTCACCGCTCTCAAGCAAGGCTTTCAAAGCATCGGTGCCGAAACCCTTTTCACCGTAACTGCCGTCATCCGTCATCATTTTCAATAAACTGCAGGAACACTTGAATTGATCTTCCAAAATGACCAGGTCTTTGCTGCGGAAACCGACGATCGTATGCACTTTTGCACCGAGTTCATGCAGCTTCCTGGCGATCGGATAAGCGATTGCGCAGCCGACACCGCCGCCAACCACAGCCACATTCTTTAAACCGTCAGTTTCGGTCGGTTTGCCGAGCGGACCGACAAAGTCCTGTAAGGAATCACCCACTTTGAGATGATTCAGTTTGGCGGTCGTGGCACCCACAATTTGAAAGATGATGGAAACGCTGCCGCTGCCGCGATCGTAGTCCGCCACGGTCAAAGGAATTCTTTCCCCTTCGGCATCCACGCGCAGGATAATAAACTGTCCCGGTTCCGCTTTTTTCGCGACCAGCGGAGCATAGATATCCATTTGAGTGACGGTAGGGTTCAACTCGATTTTTCTGATGATTTCGAACATATTTTGCCCTCTTTCTCTTGATCAAGTCCTTTTCTACAATTTTGAAACGGAAAGTCGGAATAAATCCGCAAATCAAACAAAGCAGCGGGTGTTCTTTTTTATGACTGCCTTTGCCGCAATCTCTCGGACCTTGCTTTCGCGTGTTCAGCGATCCCGCGTCTTATAGCGGAACGATGATTCCTCTCATATTATAACCCGGATTTTGTAAATTTGAAGTCTTACTGACTATCTTCCAGAGGGAATTTTTGTCATTATTTAATTTTTTCGGTAAATCGCACTGTTCTTGATTTTCAGGGTAAAAAAAAAACAAGTTTCCATGACAAGGGATGCTTGTTTTGTTGGTTTTCAATCTGCGGAACGATTACCGCAACGCAACGCTAACGTTTCTCGTGACAGTAACTGACTCCGCACCCGGACAGGCTGCTGAATTTCGCGCGAATTGCGTATCGAAGTAAAAATAACCGGCACTACGGCAATCCAGCCCAAACCGCTGACACAGTTGGCAGCCCAGGTACCGCCGCAGGTAATCATGATCATGTAAGTGACGCCCTTGCCGCTCAGGGCACCGCCGGCAGCCAAACGGAGCATGAGGGAGGCCGGTTAACGGGTAGATTGGCAGAATGCACGCTGCGGTATTTTGCCGGAGCCAGCCGGCTTTTCAGTTGGTCCTGCCTGAATTCACCCTGCCGCTGTAAAATTTATTTCGCTGCCCGTATGTCAGAACCCTTTTGTTTTCTCCGTGAAAATTTGCTTAGTTTCGTTGTAAAAAAGGAGATTTCAAGAACCTTGCGGAAATAAGCAAATAAAACAAACTGAAAGCAAACTGATTTTGGCAGTAAATTCCAAAGGGGGTGCGCAGATCGATGAGTGATATTTTGAAGAACCTCAATCAGCAGCAATTAGAAGCGGTCACTGCAACCGAAGGCTATATTCGGGTGATTGCCGGCGCCGGTTCCGGAAAAACACGGGCTTTGGCGCACCGCTTCGCTTATTTAGTCAATCAAGTCGGTATCATGCCCTCCCATATCCTCTGCGTTACCTTCACCAACAAATCAGCCAATGAAATGAAGCAGCGCATCCGTCTGCTGACCGGCGACAGCGATACCGGTTACATCAGTACCTTCCACAGTTTTTGTGTCTCGGTGCTGCAGGAAGACAGCAACGCGGTATCCTATCCCAAAAGTTTTCTGGTGCTGGATAATTCGGATATTGATGATATGCTGAAGATCATTTATGAAGAGCGCAACCTGACGCTGCGCCATATGACCTTCTCCCGCGCGCGTGAATTGATTGAGATCCGAAAAATCTTGCGAGAACCGGACTATTATGAAGCGATGATTGCGATGTCAATCGATCAGCTGCATCAAAAATACCTGGAGGCCACGGAAACCTTTGAAATCATCTTCTATGGCTATCTCTATCAGGAAAAGAAATGTTTCGGGCTCGATTACAACGATCTGATTAAATACACGCTTTTTATTTTTGACAGCAATGAGGAAATTCGCTTAAAATGGCAGCAGCGACTGGAATATATCATGATCGATGAATATCAGGATATCGATAACCTGCAGTACCGTCTGATGAAGGTGCTGTGTGATTATCATAAAAATCTTTTCATAGTCGGTGATCCGGATCAGACGATTTACACCTGGCGGGGAGCCAATGTGCGGCTGCTGCTCGATTTTGACCGTCAGTTCCCCCAGGTAAAAACGATTCTGATGATGCAGAATTACCGTTCCACCCCACAGATCATTGCGGTTGCCAACTCTTTGATCAGCAAAAATCAAACCAGAATCAAAAAAGACCTGATCGCTACCCGCCCCGCTGGCGCTGCGGTGATTTATCATCATGCCAAAACCGCGCAATTGGAGGCGCACTGGATTGTGACTCAGATCAAACAGTTGCTCGCTCAGGGCGCGGCTTTGCATGAAATCACCATTCTCTACCGCGCTCATTTTCTGACCCGCACTTTGGAAGAAGTGTTTCTCAAAGAAGAGCTGCCGTATACGA
Above is a window of Negativicutes bacterium DNA encoding:
- the gltA gene encoding NADPH-dependent glutamate synthase — protein: MTNLSLKKNAMPAQDPAVRNQNFLEVTLGYTAEQAIDEAKRCLNCKNKPCVNGCPVSINIPAFIKEVEAGHFAAAYDVINQASSLPAVCGRVCPQENQCEKYCVRAIKGEPVGIGRLERFVADCYYAQVSGEIEKPLPNGHKVAVIGSGPSGLTCAGDLAKIGYAVTIFEALHLAGGVLVYGIPEFRLPKAIVQKEIDSLKALGVQVETNVVIGKTITIDELLEEYGFEAVFIGSGAGLPNFMNIPGENLKGVYSANEFLTRINLMKAYQPDSSTPIQKGKNVIVVGGGNVAMDSARCAKRLGANVTIVYRRTEKELPARREEVEHAIEEGIEFKFLHSPLQIYGDENGFVSGVLCQEMVLSEPDASGRARPVPLQGSEFKMDCDIVVMAIGTSPNPLIKSTTAGLQTDRYGCIVADPNGSTSRPAVFAGGDAVTGAATVILAMGAGKIAAAAMHQFIQNQKKQPVL
- a CDS encoding sulfide/dihydroorotate dehydrogenase-like FAD/NAD-binding protein yields the protein MFEIIRKIELNPTVTQMDIYAPLVAKKAEPGQFIILRVDAEGERIPLTVADYDRGSGSVSIIFQIVGATTAKLNHLKVGDSLQDFVGPLGKPTETDGLKNVAVVGGGVGCAIAYPIARKLHELGAKVHTIVGFRSKDLVILEDQFKCSCSLLKMMTDDGSYGEKGFGTDALKALLESGEQYDEVIAIGPLIMMKYVCKLTKLYGIKTIVSMNPIMIDGTGMCGCCRLTVGGKTKFACVDGPDFDGQQVDFDEVISRASMYQAFERAAFEHTCHLFQLEVE
- a CDS encoding UvrD-helicase domain-containing protein, producing MSDILKNLNQQQLEAVTATEGYIRVIAGAGSGKTRALAHRFAYLVNQVGIMPSHILCVTFTNKSANEMKQRIRLLTGDSDTGYISTFHSFCVSVLQEDSNAVSYPKSFLVLDNSDIDDMLKIIYEERNLTLRHMTFSRARELIEIRKILREPDYYEAMIAMSIDQLHQKYLEATETFEIIFYGYLYQEKKCFGLDYNDLIKYTLFIFDSNEEIRLKWQQRLEYIMIDEYQDIDNLQYRLMKVLCDYHKNLFIVGDPDQTIYTWRGANVRLLLDFDRQFPQVKTILMMQNYRSTPQIIAVANSLISKNQTRIKKDLIATRPAGAAVIYHHAKTAQLEAHWIVTQIKQLLAQGAALHEITILYRAHFLTRTLEEVFLKEELPYTIFSGVQFFSRMEIKDTLAYLRLIVFKDDLSFRRVANLPKRNIGERRMKFLQSYAEKNQCSLYAALEGNIEEEIFKNTKARQLLRLVEHFADRYQTTAISVLLSDVLDQSGYEAMLRTEGNQERLDNLAELKQSVYDYEVSCGEESTLEHYLSHVAMLTNTDAVTAKNTVKLMTVHTAKGLEFPYVFLCGLEEGVFPSKKTSTAEAMEEERRLAFVAITRAEKALFLTDSEGSNLDGSYRYPSRFLLNIDQSLLTYTHELDDSLIKDATWQISNSENQLQAKNSDLTFQTGDRIIHSIMGAGEVIAIDRDLAAYVIQFDLLDTVRKISFKVPLTAETPNERELRS